The segment TCAACGAAACGTCCAATCCGGCATAGTACTTCATGGCTGCTCTCCTTAACGCTTCTTGTGGCTGGAACATCCAGACCACGTTCCAAAAGCTCGGAGAGTAGCCACCCTCAGCGCCGATTACCCCATCTCTGTGGTTAATCCGCATTCTTTTTCCCAGGCGAATCCCTCAAAAGGAATCCGCTACTTGAGGATCTGCGCCAAGCCCGCGGTCACCAGCACCACGCGGTCGGCCACCCGGGCCACCTCTTGATGAAGCCTGCCGGCATCGTCACGGAAGCGGCGCGCCAGGGGGTTCTCCGGCACGATGCCCTGGCCGACCTCGTTGGAAACCAAAACGATAGGGCCGGCGCAGCGGCCGAGGGCGGCGATCAGGGCCGCCGCCTCGGCCTCGATATCTCGTTCGGCCAACGTGATATTGCTTAGCCAGAGCGTCAGGCAGTCGACCAGCACGGCGCGGCCCCCCTGGGCCTCACGCACCAGCGCCGCCGCCAGTTCCAGGGGCTCCTCGACCGTCATCCAGGCCTCGCCGCGACGTTCCCGGTGGTGGCGAATGCGGGCCTGCATCTCGGCGTCGCCCGCCTCGGCCGTGGCCAGGTAGATCCGCGTCCCTGACCAGTCCGCCAACAATCCCTCGGCATAACGGCTCTTGCCCGAACGGGCGCCGCCGAGCACCAGGGTGAGGGGCGGAAGACTGTTTGTGGTGGGCTCGGTCATGGTTTCCTGTCGGCGGTTCGGGAGGCGTTACCCTGTCTAATATATCTCATTGACAGGGTACGCCAGCTATGGCCCTATTTGGCCAAGCGACGGTTCCCATAAGCGGGATGAAAAGGGAACCCGGTGCGGCGACAGGGCCAAAACCGGGGCTGCCCCCGCAACTGTGAACGGTTCGCCTGCGACGAAGAGACGGCCACTGGGATGGCGCTCGAAAATCAACCCGGGAAGGCCTGCCGCAGGCGCCAAACCGTGAGCCAGGAGACCTGCCGTTGCCGTGTAGGACCGACTGCGTCGGACGGGGCGTTCCGGCGGTTCAGGATCGCACTCCTGTGACTGCTGAGAAGACCGGCACCGAGGCTCGACGGTGCATGAGATCGATTGGTTTGAAACAAAGAAACAGGAGTTCGTCATGGCAGTTCAGCTTACTTCCACGGCAAAGGCCGCCCCGACGGCCGGCATCGGCGTCAGGACCTCGGCACTCGCGGCCCTGGTTTTCGGCCTGATCATGCTTTACGGCGTGGGCTTCGCGCAGCCACAGGCCATTCATGACGCGACTCACGATTCGCGCCACGCCACGGCCTTTCCCTGCCACTGAATTTGGCGATATTCCGGGCCATCGTCTTTGCCGCCGCTCTTGGCGGCCTGGTGGCGGGTGTCTTCCTCACCGGGATTCAGAGCTTCAAGGTACTGCCGCTGATCTCGCAGGCCGAGGTCTTCGAGACAGCAGGCAGCAGTCACGGTCACGGCGACAATTCCGGCCACAGCCACGACAAGGAAAGCCAGGCTGAGCCTGGCGTGCCGTCACTGCAATTCAAGCGCCTCGGCCTGACGCTGTTTGCCAACGTGCTCACCGGCATCGCCTTTGCGCTCATGCTGACTGCCGGCCTGGCCCTCAAGGGTGGCGAAGACGTACGAGAAGGATACCTATGGGGACTGGCGGGCTTTGCCACCTTCAGCCTGGCTCCGGCCTTGGGCCTGCCGCCCGAGCTGCCGGGCTCGGCCTACACCGACCTGGAGGCACGCCAGATCTGGTGGGCCGCCACGGCACTGGCCACGGCCGTCGGCATCGGGCTTATGGTGTGGGTGTCCGGGTTGGCGCTCAAGGTGCTCGGCGCCGTGATCATTGTCGCCCCCC is part of the Alphaproteobacteria bacterium genome and harbors:
- the cobU gene encoding bifunctional adenosylcobinamide kinase/adenosylcobinamide-phosphate guanylyltransferase, with the translated sequence MTEPTTNSLPPLTLVLGGARSGKSRYAEGLLADWSGTRIYLATAEAGDAEMQARIRHHRERRGEAWMTVEEPLELAAALVREAQGGRAVLVDCLTLWLSNITLAERDIEAEAAALIAALGRCAGPIVLVSNEVGQGIVPENPLARRFRDDAGRLHQEVARVADRVVLVTAGLAQILK
- a CDS encoding CbtB domain-containing protein, giving the protein MAVQLTSTAKAAPTAGIGVRTSALAALVFGLIMLYGVGFAQPQAIHDATHDSRHATAFPCH
- a CDS encoding CbtA family protein, with the protein product MAIFRAIVFAAALGGLVAGVFLTGIQSFKVLPLISQAEVFETAGSSHGHGDNSGHSHDKESQAEPGVPSLQFKRLGLTLFANVLTGIAFALMLTAGLALKGGEDVREGYLWGLAGFATFSLAPALGLPPELPGSAYTDLEARQIWWAATALATAVGIGLMVWVSGLALKVLGAVIIVAPHVVGAPHPESFEAGNLPAELAAAFVSATLVANLLFWLVIGGVSAHAYKRLAPTEPAQ